From the genome of Pseudomonas helvetica:
GAAGGTTACGCCCGGGGTCATGGCCACGATCATGGGGGTTCAACCGATCCTCACCGTGGTGCTGATTGAGCGCCAACGCTCCAGGAGCCGGATGTTCGGCCTGATGCTCGGGCTGGCGGGGTTGATCATGGTGGTCTATCAGGGCATCGGCCTGGCCGGCATGTCGCTGGCCGGAATGCTCTTTGGTTTGCTGGCGCTGGTCAGCATGACCGCAGGCTCGATCATGCAGAAGCGCATCACCGAAAATCCCCTCGGCACACTGCCGGTGCAATACCTGGCCGGGCTGTTGCTGTGCGGGTTTTTCGTACCGTTCCAGCCATTCCACTTCGAGCACAGCACGGGGTTCATCGTGCCCGTGTTGTGGATGGGCCTGGTGGTATCGCTGCTGGCGACCTTGCTGCTGTATCGCCTGATCGCCCGAGGCAATCTGGTGAATGTCACCAGTTTGTTCTACTTGGTGCCGGCAGTGACGGCGGTGATGGACTACCTGATTTTCGGCAACCGACTGGCGATGTTGAGCATGCTCGGCATGCTGTTGATCATCGTCGGCCTGGTGTTTGTGTTCCGTAAAAGCCGCTGATGCTGATGCGGCCTTCGTGATTGGCGAAGGCCGCGTTTTTCATGGCTGGCATTGCAGACGCACGCGCTCATAGTTCAGGGCTTTGTTGCGCTCGGGCAATGCGTAGGGCGCCAGGCAGTGTTTGCCATCCCATTTGATGGTGAGGGTGGCTGAATCCTCTTCCACCAGCGCCAGGGCTTTACCGCTCGGGTCGGAAATGGCCAGTTGTTTGCCGGCGGCGTCTTCCAGCGCGGCGCCAAATGGAATGGCCTTGTTCTGCGCATCAAACAGCTCGAACTGCACCCGCCGGCCGGTCTTGCCGATATATCGAGCCAACACCACGGCGCCGCGCCTTGGTACGACTTGCTGGGTGGCATTATCGATCTCGATGTCCGCACCCAGATCCCGGGTATCCAGGCTGATCCAGTTCACCCGATAAGGCTGAGTGTTGGGGACCACGGCAAAGCCGTTGGCGCCGGTTTCAGCGCCGCTGTAGCTGCCGATTTTGGCCCCGGAGACACCCGGCACTTCGGCCAGGGCAAAGGTTTCGCCCACGGTCTGTCCCAGATTGATTCCTCCCGCGTGGGCGACCACGGAACCGGCCAGGTTAAGGTTTTGCGAGGCGTAGCCGCGTCCCTGACTGTAGCCGGCGCTGACATCCGCCATCGAGGTGCGGGTGCTGATGTTGGCCGAGGCCGAGCTGCCACCGGTGCTGCTGTTACCGCCTTGCAGTGAGTAATAGGTGTCGCTGGTTTCCGACAGGTAGCCGTTGATACCGACTTGAGTACTGTCGCTGTTCTTCTGCGTGTTGGCCGAAACAAAGGCCCGTGGCGCTCGGGGTTTGGAACCCAGGGGGAACGACAGGGACAGGTTGATCAACGTGTCATTGTTTGACGATCCGAAATCTCCGACATCCTTGGTATAGGTCGCGCCGAGGTTGTAGCTGACCTCGCCCCAGTAGTTGCTGTAGCCGGTAGACAGACTCTGGGAACCGCCGCGTCCCCAATAGCGCTGGTCGCTGGCGTTCAGGTAAACGCTGCCGTATTGCTGGTTGCGGCCCAGGCTCTGGTTGATGGTCAGGTCGGTACGGGTTTTCGAGTTGCCGGTGGGTTTCCGGCCATCGGCGTTGAGTTCCTCGACGTGGTTGGTCAGGGTCCGGTAGCCCTCGGTCGAATAGCGATAGGCCGCCAGGGTGAAGTTGGTATCGGTGCCGGTGAACGTCTTGGCATACAGCGCCCGCAGGCTATTACCCTGGACGGTCTGGCCCGAAGTAGCGCTGGAGGAATGAGTCAGGTCAACAGAGACGGCGCCGATCGGGGTGTTGCGACCCGCACCGACTGACAGCGCCTTGAAGTTCTCCGAGGCCTGGACACCGACGATCCCGGTGAGGTTGCTGTTGATGCCGTAGGCCAGGGTGCTGCTGACAAACTGCGGTGACGCCAGGCCATCGCTGTTGCTGTTGTACTTGCCCGCCGAGACGCTGTACTTCACCTGGCCTTCGCGGACCATGATCGGCAAGCTGGAAAATGCCTGCATCGATACCCGTCGACGGCCATCGGCTTCGATGATGGTCACTTGCAGGTCGCCGTTCGAGCCGCTGGGATAGATATCGCTGATCTCAAACGGGCCCGGTGGCACGTTGGCGGTGTAGAGGATGTAATTGTTCTGACGGATCTCCACCGTGGCGCTGGTTTCCGCCACGCCGCGAATGATCGGCGCATAGCCGCGCTCGCTGTCGGCGCGCATGCCTTCGTCGGAGGCCAGTTTCAGGCCGCGATAACGCACGCTGTCGAACAGGTCGGTGTCGGAGAATATATCGCCGGCACTGAACTGGCCCTTCAACGCGGTCACGTCATGTTGCAAGTAGCTGCGGTTGCTCTTGAACGTGTTGGGCTGACCGGTGCTGCTACTGAAGTTCGACTCATTACGCAGGCGCCAGGCGCCCAGATTGAGGCCGTTACGCAGACCCAGGTTGTTGGAGAACGTGGTGGCGTAGTCCGTGCTGTTACGGTTGCTGCTCAACTGGTAGTTGATAAAGGCCGCCGAGACGCCGCTATCCCATAAGGCCGGGTCGACATAACCACGCATGCCCCGCTGCATGGCGATTTGCGGCACGCTGGCCAACAGCCGCAGACGGCTGACGTCATAGCGCAAAGTGGCCTTGTCGATCAGCGACGGCAAGTCATAGCAGGCGTGCGGCTCATGTGGGGTGAGTGTGCCGGCCGCTTCCAGCTTGTTCATGTCTCAGCCACTATAGCGAGGCGGCCCCTCTGGGTAGTGGCATCGAAAAGATGCCATCCAATTTAGCCACGGATAGACGGTGCAGCGTGTCGCTCGGGGGAGAACTCATCGACTACGGTACTCAAACTCGGTGGCAATTACAGAATGCACCTGCCGTAAGTAATAGCTCCACCTTTGGCAAACGTACGGTAATGCTCAGCGTGATTTGCCCCTATACACAGGCCATGCGTCTAACCCTGCGTGGTCAGACAAACGCCAGCGGCAATGTGGTTTACGGGGAGCGCGGCAGCTTGGTTATCCGCTTATCCAATGCGCAAGTGGATGGCAAAAGCGTACAGATAGCCGGCAGTACTGCTGACGGAATTATCAATGATGCCGCTTCGGACTCGCGATTGCTTCAACCCGGCCGGACCTTTGCTCCGGTCGTTAGCGGCGAGCTTACGAGAGGAAAAACTCTTACCGCCCAACTGGAAATCGAACCCGTGATACCGACAGCAGATGCGCGGGTATCCAGGCGCCAGATCAGTGAAGCCAGATTGACGATGGAACTGATGCCTGGCGGTCCAGCGAGACACTAAGGAATTAGTCAGAGGAGGCTAAATACCAGATGCTCGAGCGCGAGCAAACCTACGAACGGGCGCAACGGCGTGACGTCGTCTTGCTCGGTGGCGAGAGCGCTACGAAGAACGCGACTGTTTGAGGGGGGGGGGGATT
Proteins encoded in this window:
- a CDS encoding DMT family transporter produces the protein MLLISKKTALAAASTSLFVLLWSSGAIFSKWGLAHASPFAFLLIRFAIALCGLVLLIPLLKLKLPRRGKPMLYAAATGLVLLGAYQIFYLLALDLKVTPGVMATIMGVQPILTVVLIERQRSRSRMFGLMLGLAGLIMVVYQGIGLAGMSLAGMLFGLLALVSMTAGSIMQKRITENPLGTLPVQYLAGLLLCGFFVPFQPFHFEHSTGFIVPVLWMGLVVSLLATLLLYRLIARGNLVNVTSLFYLVPAVTAVMDYLIFGNRLAMLSMLGMLLIIVGLVFVFRKSR